The following proteins are encoded in a genomic region of Castor canadensis chromosome 19, mCasCan1.hap1v2, whole genome shotgun sequence:
- the Nr2f2 gene encoding COUP transcription factor 2 isoform X2, protein MPPECSIPPTAPGTLGQSGQFRVLGGPAQEGFPAVQRGRMPPTQPTHGQFALTNGDPLNCHSYLSGYISLLLRAEPYPTSRFGSQCMQPNNIMGIENICELAARMLFSAVEWARNIPFFPDLQITDQVALLRLTWSELFVLNAAQCSMPLHVAPLLAAAGLHASPMSADRVVAFMDHIRIFQEQVEKLKALHVDSAEYSCLKAIVLFTSDACGLSDVAHVESLQEKSQCALEEYVRSQYPNQPTRFGKLLLRLPSLRTVSSSVIEQLFFVRLVGKTPIETLIRDMLLSGSSFNWPYMAIQ, encoded by the exons ATGCCCCCAGAATGCTCTATCCCGCCCACAGCGCCGGGGACCCTCGGGCAAAGTGGCCAATTCCGGGTCCTCGGCGGACCAGCCCAAGAGGGCTTCCCAG CGGTGCAGAGGGGCAGGATGCCACCAACCCAGCCGACCCATGGGCAGTTCGCGCTGACCAACGGGGACCCCCTCAACTGCCATTCATACCTGTCCGGATATATTTCTCTGCTGCTTCGCGCCGAGCCCTATCCCACGTCCCGCTTCGGCAGCCAGTGCATGCAGCCTAACAACATCATGGGCATCGAGAACATTTGCGAACTGGCCGCACGGATGCTCTTCAGCGCCGTCGAGTGGGCCCGGAACATCCCCTTCTTCCCTGACCTGCAGATCACGGACCAGGTGGCCCTGCTTCGCCTCACCTGGAGCGAGCTGTTCGTGTTGAATGCGGCGCAGTGCTCCATGCCCCTCCATGTCGCCCCGCTCCTGGCCGCTGCTGGCCTGCACGCTTCGCCCATGTCCGCCGACCGGGTGGTCGCCTTTATGGACCACATACGGATCTTCCAAGAACAAGTGGAGAAACTCAAGGCACTGCACGTCGACTCAGCCGAGTACAGCTGCCTCAAGGCCATAGTCCTGTTCACCTCAG ATGCCTGTGGTCTGTCTGATGTAGCCCATGTGGAAAGCTTACAGGAAAAGTCCCAGTGTGCTTTGGAAGAATACGTTAGGAGCCAGTATCCCAACCAGCCAACAAGATTCGGAAAACTCTTGCTTCGCCTCCCTTCCCTCCGCACGGTCTCCTCCTCAGTCATAGAGCAATTGTTTTTCGTCCGTTTGGTAGGTAAAACCCCCATCGAAACCCTCATCCGAGATATGTTACTGTCCGGCAGCAGTTTTAACTGGCCGTATATGgcaattcaataa
- the Nr2f2 gene encoding COUP transcription factor 2 isoform X3, which yields MQAVWDLEQGKYGFAVQRGRMPPTQPTHGQFALTNGDPLNCHSYLSGYISLLLRAEPYPTSRFGSQCMQPNNIMGIENICELAARMLFSAVEWARNIPFFPDLQITDQVALLRLTWSELFVLNAAQCSMPLHVAPLLAAAGLHASPMSADRVVAFMDHIRIFQEQVEKLKALHVDSAEYSCLKAIVLFTSDACGLSDVAHVESLQEKSQCALEEYVRSQYPNQPTRFGKLLLRLPSLRTVSSSVIEQLFFVRLVGKTPIETLIRDMLLSGSSFNWPYMAIQ from the exons CGGTGCAGAGGGGCAGGATGCCACCAACCCAGCCGACCCATGGGCAGTTCGCGCTGACCAACGGGGACCCCCTCAACTGCCATTCATACCTGTCCGGATATATTTCTCTGCTGCTTCGCGCCGAGCCCTATCCCACGTCCCGCTTCGGCAGCCAGTGCATGCAGCCTAACAACATCATGGGCATCGAGAACATTTGCGAACTGGCCGCACGGATGCTCTTCAGCGCCGTCGAGTGGGCCCGGAACATCCCCTTCTTCCCTGACCTGCAGATCACGGACCAGGTGGCCCTGCTTCGCCTCACCTGGAGCGAGCTGTTCGTGTTGAATGCGGCGCAGTGCTCCATGCCCCTCCATGTCGCCCCGCTCCTGGCCGCTGCTGGCCTGCACGCTTCGCCCATGTCCGCCGACCGGGTGGTCGCCTTTATGGACCACATACGGATCTTCCAAGAACAAGTGGAGAAACTCAAGGCACTGCACGTCGACTCAGCCGAGTACAGCTGCCTCAAGGCCATAGTCCTGTTCACCTCAG ATGCCTGTGGTCTGTCTGATGTAGCCCATGTGGAAAGCTTACAGGAAAAGTCCCAGTGTGCTTTGGAAGAATACGTTAGGAGCCAGTATCCCAACCAGCCAACAAGATTCGGAAAACTCTTGCTTCGCCTCCCTTCCCTCCGCACGGTCTCCTCCTCAGTCATAGAGCAATTGTTTTTCGTCCGTTTGGTAGGTAAAACCCCCATCGAAACCCTCATCCGAGATATGTTACTGTCCGGCAGCAGTTTTAACTGGCCGTATATGgcaattcaataa
- the Nr2f2 gene encoding COUP transcription factor 2 isoform X4, with the protein MPPTQPTHGQFALTNGDPLNCHSYLSGYISLLLRAEPYPTSRFGSQCMQPNNIMGIENICELAARMLFSAVEWARNIPFFPDLQITDQVALLRLTWSELFVLNAAQCSMPLHVAPLLAAAGLHASPMSADRVVAFMDHIRIFQEQVEKLKALHVDSAEYSCLKAIVLFTSDACGLSDVAHVESLQEKSQCALEEYVRSQYPNQPTRFGKLLLRLPSLRTVSSSVIEQLFFVRLVGKTPIETLIRDMLLSGSSFNWPYMAIQ; encoded by the exons ATGCCACCAACCCAGCCGACCCATGGGCAGTTCGCGCTGACCAACGGGGACCCCCTCAACTGCCATTCATACCTGTCCGGATATATTTCTCTGCTGCTTCGCGCCGAGCCCTATCCCACGTCCCGCTTCGGCAGCCAGTGCATGCAGCCTAACAACATCATGGGCATCGAGAACATTTGCGAACTGGCCGCACGGATGCTCTTCAGCGCCGTCGAGTGGGCCCGGAACATCCCCTTCTTCCCTGACCTGCAGATCACGGACCAGGTGGCCCTGCTTCGCCTCACCTGGAGCGAGCTGTTCGTGTTGAATGCGGCGCAGTGCTCCATGCCCCTCCATGTCGCCCCGCTCCTGGCCGCTGCTGGCCTGCACGCTTCGCCCATGTCCGCCGACCGGGTGGTCGCCTTTATGGACCACATACGGATCTTCCAAGAACAAGTGGAGAAACTCAAGGCACTGCACGTCGACTCAGCCGAGTACAGCTGCCTCAAGGCCATAGTCCTGTTCACCTCAG ATGCCTGTGGTCTGTCTGATGTAGCCCATGTGGAAAGCTTACAGGAAAAGTCCCAGTGTGCTTTGGAAGAATACGTTAGGAGCCAGTATCCCAACCAGCCAACAAGATTCGGAAAACTCTTGCTTCGCCTCCCTTCCCTCCGCACGGTCTCCTCCTCAGTCATAGAGCAATTGTTTTTCGTCCGTTTGGTAGGTAAAACCCCCATCGAAACCCTCATCCGAGATATGTTACTGTCCGGCAGCAGTTTTAACTGGCCGTATATGgcaattcaataa